CTCTGTTTGTGTCAGTGTATTCTTATCCCGGAAGATTAtttttacaaaataatCAATTATTAAATACTTCACCTGATCTTAGACATGCCTATCTAAAATATGCGCCAATTATTAAAGAGGAAATACAGGCAATGAGGGAAAGAATGAATAATAGGTCGGAAGACCATTCAGAAACGGAGCATGAAGATACAGCGTATAGTATTACCGATTTTATtgactttgaaaaaaatcttcCCAATGGTAAACCGTATTACGTTGGAGAAGCTgttttaaatgaattaacACCCACTGCTGTAATACCTTCTTtaggaaagaaaataaatcaATGGTTACCGAATAATCAGAATTATATGAaattcattgaagaattgcTAGAAACAGATCCTTTAAtaagttttaaaatatcagaGACCAACTTATTCGAAGGGTTAAATGTTATTAAAGGTGAACGCTGAACGACTGAACGACTGACTGGccaaaatatttccaaatttttttaataatcaTACCACTGATGTCTTCGAACATTGTGGCATGCTTACTACAGAAGAActccattttttgttttggcACAGAAGATGGACGAAttaatataaatatctcGATTCCTCTGTAACTGAAccaatattatataattCCAATCGAAtagacatatataatatagcTTTCTGTTCTTTTGCCTCATCgtattattgaattttgtcACCTaattattaacaaaataCATCGCGCGCAAGTAAAACCTTTCaagaattcttcaaataaaaataaagcCATATAGATTTCGGTGTATATCAACTGATTTACAGAAAAGGTTTCTATGTATACTTTTAGAGACCACTGATAATATACTATAATCTCTAGGTACTTGAGTTCCAACGTTACCAAGGTATCTAGCACTGTTCACTCCTCCCCATCCCCTCCCCTAACGTCCTTGTTCCTTTTTTCTGATAAGGaatatcaacatcaacttcaaagtttttgagGTCATATATCTGGGCTGAGTATTAGTATACTACCTGCTATCCGCTCTACCATTCTGTTGAACTGATAACCACCGTGTgcctttttttgattcaatCATAGGGAAGATGACGAACATAACCAAATATATCCCACACAATCCGTTATTTCTTTGTCCAATATTTCTTATTGTATCAGATTTGATATTCACCGTTTATTCTAATAAATCTCCTAGGGATAACGTCATCTCATCGACTACAACAACTTTCAGTTCAAGTTCAAGCACTTCTACTAGAGGACAGAGGATTAAACAATTGGtgaatcaaaaattcaaCCAGCGACCCAAGAAAACCGGTATACTTCACAGCATACAGGATTTTACAAAGAAGTAGTGACGATTTTAATCTATTCTTGCCATTCAGTTTTCTATTTAAGCAAAAGGGAGGCtcttttgtattttatGGGGTTTTTACAAAATGACACATTTTGGGGATATTATGTGACCCTTCTCCTGGGGAAAAGAGGATCTTATCCACAACCAAGCATGGTTATATGTATAACAGCTTTATTTATCTTCTGTTTAACAGCAATTAACATGTCTTATTATTTGAGgttaatatattatgttGCACTACATCAGTAATAGTTACAAGGGCATCTCCCAACTGGTAGGGTATATAAATCCATACACCACATATTTACATAATCATATAATATGATTATCGATCATTATAAGTTCGACTCTGAGAATCATCCACATCATCCATATTATTCACTTGTGTTGGCAGAACAACAATTGAGAGAGCTACTAAATAGCAGAAGCAAGAGCACGTTTGATTGAATTTGACCAGGCTGAAATGGTGGAATGGTGCGTAACTGTGTATGATAAACCAGGGTCCGATAGATCTCCATATAGATCTATGCACCTCGAAAGGATTCCTGAATTAGTACAAGAAGGCAAAATAGTGGTGGCTGGGGCAATTTATAAAGATTTAGTGGATGGGAAACCAGGTGGATTTGCAGGATCACATTTGATTTTGGTCGCAGATACGAGGGAAGAGGTAGTTGAGCTTTTAAAAGGTGATATTTATGCGAAGGAAGGAGTGTGGGATATGGATAACATTTTAATCTTCCCCTTTGGTTGTGCCGTTCGCAAGGAAAAACAGTAAGGATTGAGAGCCAAGGGTCtggaaatattattatatcctatttaaatttattatacatatacatatagtAACACATATATTAGATATCATGCGTTATTTCTATTCCAATTTAACTACACTGGCAAATAAAGGTAGTTTTcagtttcaaatatatacattcacatatatatacacacacaagcacacatatatatacgtcGTATAGTGAAGTAGTCTGCATATAAATAGatatacatacacacataAACCTCTTTCTTTTAAGATTAAGACAAAAATTCAGATAtctaaaaaaaaaattaataatgataatgatgcTGTAAATGTGAGAGGAGGACGCTGATATTGGAGGGTATTTCAACTGGTTAAACAATAAATCAAAGATAATAACAtcgaaaaaaaataaagatgcAGATACAAGATAGAGAGTGATCAATCAATCAGTATTGGACACTAATCAAATAATCTGCTAACTGTTCGACAATCTTTGTAGCTTCACCTGCTTGAACACCCGCAGGGTAGTGTGCAATCAAAATAGTTTGCTTGGTTCTGACTGCAATTATCCCCTCAGCTTCATGTCTACCATAAATCGACCTATCGTCAGCTCTTAGTAGCATAAATTTCTGACTTTGGATATGTAATCCATTGGATTGCAACCCACCCGCATTGTCAAAACCTTGAGAAATCTCACTAATCTCATTCGCCTCTAACGACATACCACCAGAAGATGCCCAGATCGTATCCCCAGCTCTGGAATAAATAATGGCTTTGTCCACTTTGCCAGTAGCTATCAAATTATCGGTGTAAGCTGCACAGAAATCCCAGTTAGTATCCCTCAGCAGAACTTCAAACTAGCCGTTttccaacaaataaaataggCCCccatatttttaaatatccCTCATACCTTGCCAAGACATAATAAGCTTTGGATATATGATAAATCAGTAACTGAATACTTGCGATGATTCCACTAACCgaatcatcaaaaatgaTAATAGTATGATTTGTCAATAATTCGTTGACTTTTTGTGACCTTTTTATATAAGGGGTTTTGTTAAATCTTCAAAGATCGTTTTTCACGGAAAAGACCGGGTAATTGCGATCTTCAACAACCCTTCAGGACAGGTATTGGAGGAATGGAATAGATATCCATATGTGTGCTAGTAGATGGAGGCGGGAAGGGGTTTTAGTGGGTGGCGGGCATGCCAATGggttgtttttttaaattgcAACCGagttatataatatatatagatatatagttattattacacGAAGATCGGAGGTGTGATGAGCAATTTAAGGGAGTGGTAGTTGGTTAGTGACTGGGTGGCAGGTCGCAGGAGATTTGCATTATTAATCTAGTATAGAGGGGGGAGGGAGATGCTTCAGGCTAGGGTTTTGGGGAGAAGCAGCCAATGATGGTtgtgataatgatgaacataataataaaagaGAGTATGGTACATAATAGTAGCAAAAATAAAGGGGGTTATGTGGGTTTATTCGTCATCGGAATCGAGGACAGCGACTTTCCTCCTTTTTGGAGCAGATCCATCGTTATTTTCGGGATCTTGTTTGGTGTCCAAGTCTGACGGAGATGTGGTAGTGGTACTGCCATGCTGGTACCTGGCCGCACCTTCTATTTTCAGTTGCTTCAGCCGTTCGGCATTGAGGTCATCCTCGTCATCCTCGCCGTCTGATTCTTCGTCCATCAGGCTGCCAGCGGCGTTTTCTTCATCGTAGGAACCagattcttcttcttcactATCGTCTATAAATCCATCTTCGTCGTCGTATTCGTCCTGATGGTGTTTTCCGTACATCTCAGCCATCATACTCCGACCATTGCCTTTCTTGAATCCAAAGTAGCCCGTTTCGACAATTCCGCCTTCTGCATTTTCCCGATCCATTTGCTCTTTGAGTTGAcgttttcttctttcccTAATAACCTGGTCGTGTTTCTTTTCCAGCTCCTTCTTCTCGAGTTCTGGATCCATCCGTACAATATATGTTGAAGGACCGCTATGCTCTCTTGCTTCACGCCTTGCTATAGCAGCGCTCAACCTCTGGTGTGTCTTAGAGTTCGTTGAAGTTGGAATAAATAACATGCTTTTCTTTATCTCACCACCTTCGACGCATTGCATCAATTCTTCTTGCTCATGGGATACCGTCATATACGTGTTTTCTATATCGTTGATCAATATGTCACTAAACTCGTCTCCCAGTTTCAACGAGAAAGTGCCATCAGACCACTGAATGATTTGAGCATTAGATTCTTTAAACACCTGTTGATTGGCACCACGGGAATATCTCCATCTAATGGTATTCTCATCGATCAGCCGATCACCTAGCTGATCCTCCTTAGAAGAAAATCTCTTAAGACGTTGTTCAATTTGCGATTGGAACCCAGGAGGATCAAATGGAATAGGATCAATAGTCAAGAACTGAGGGACTTTAGCATAGTACAACGAAGAGTCCTTTTCGGAGGCATTCGTAGTATAATAAGGAACAACATGCTTCATAATCTGTACATTAGCCTCCTTTATCTCTCGTTCTTCTTCTACATCTGACTCATAAGATGTCTTTTTCAAGTCATCCCCATAGAATTTTCTATTATACATCTCCTGctcatcttcctcatcactTAGACCTAAACCAGTAGGCTTTACACTGGTACCGCCAGAATTCTCATCGTCTGTCTCCCCCCTCTCAATAACAGATTGATCCGAATCATCCCCAAACAAATCATCCCCTCCATCACTGCTGCCCCGTTCACTTGATTGGCCCTTGTCAATGTCAACATGGTCCGATCGTTCAACATCACTCGTAGAACCTTTCAGTTCTACACTCTGCTCCTGAACCAGATCCTCTGTACCTTGTGACATAACTCAGGCTGCTCGCAATATACCAATCTATCGATTATAATAGTCCTTCCAATACAAAACTCAATAATACCACCATTCACCACGGCCCTGACCTGCTGGTATTCTCTAATATCTATATGCCATCTTCCAACTGTTCGTTGAGTAAAAACTGCTGCAGAAATCATTTGaaatttgacaaaaaagaaacgtgaAATATCATATCATATCATACGTTTGTGACATTCTCGACGTCTCCCCTCTGAAGATTCCTATTAAAATAGCTGTTCGAAAACgtataaatattattaatttcatattatattattttgtgGAGCACAATTAAAATTGAGTTTTACATGGTATTTATTGAGAGATATTAGAGGGGTGTATTTGTAAGTATACATTTTGCACAGATATGAGAAGATTTTCTATAACAAGTTACAGCATTTGGATACTAGTTCTCCTCGTAGCTATAATATTAGAGATGACATTCATTCCCAAATTAATGATagaaaaattcaaaaaaccTCGTTCTGATATTGAAAGAACAGCTCTGAGTACTATTACAAGACCAGTGGATCGAAATTTGCAACATGGAAAGTATGCGGTAGGTGTTTATTATACTAGTTGGTCACCTTATGAGCCTCGGTTACATTTCCCACATGATattgatttcaaaagagTGACGAATGTCAATTATGCGTTTTTTGTAGTTGATCCTAAGACTGGAAAAGTGCAGCCAACTGATTCATGGTCAGATCTTGAGATGCCGTCGCACGCTCCTGGGATTCCTCAAGGAGTAACAGGTATGATTGGAGAgttgaattatttgaaattaCAGCGAAATACCAATTTCAGGCTTTTTATGGCAGTCGGTGGGTGGTCTAATAGGGAGGCGTTCCCTAAAATAGTGAGAAGTGAGGAGAAgctaaaaaattttgttaattcaacaattgatGCAATGTTTGAGTATGGATTTGACGGTATTGATTTGGACTGGGAATTTCCAAAAGATGATGGTTACGAGCCTGGTATGTACTTAGAAATGTGCAGTAGGTTGCGTTCGAAAATGGATAAGTTGGAAGATGAGATATGGGGTGCTAACAACACTGATTATCCAAAGTTTGAATTGAGTGTAGCCACACCAGCATTCTCCCAgactttgaagatattgcCCATCATCGAGATGAATAAATTTGTTAGCATTTGGAATATGATGACATATGACTTTCATGGGTCCTGGTCGAAAAGGACTGGATATCACAGTAACTTATACGATGGGAACAAAAATAACGATGAACTTAAGAAAAGGCGTTTCGAAGGTATGGTGATTGATGACAACGAAGGACTCAATGCGGATGATGCAATCAAAATAATGgttgaaaatttcaaaGTCCATGCAAAGAAGGTGCGCTTAGGTATGCCTGCCTATGGGCGTGGGTTTACTAACGTCCAAACCaaagacgatgatgatCTCCTTAATAAGAAGTATTCAGGAGTTGGTGGAGGTTCAGAAGGTGAACCAGGTATATGGTTATACAACCAGTTACCATTGGCAAACACCGCTGAAAAGTTCGATGATAGGTGGGTCTCCGCCTACTGCTTTGATAAAAACCTGAAGACGTTTGTTGGCTACGATAATATCCAGTCAATGGAAGTGAAAAGTGATTATGTGAAGCAGAAGCATCTTTCAGGTGGCTTTTTTTGGGAATCATGTGGTGATACTCATAACGATCCTAAAAGAAACCTTGTACGTGCATTTTCTCAAGAGTTGAGCGAAATGAGGATTCCCACTATATTTAAAGACCCAAGGGCTATAGCGTATTACTTGAAACATCGCCAAAAAGGATTCTTGTATAGTTTATTCTCTCAACATCTTCAGAAAATAAATGAGACATCAGTTGACAAATCAGCCGGTAActataaaaatgaaacgTTATTACCTAAAGATGCCTCCAATGAACTAGATGAAGGAGAGCCTACTCCTGCTGCAACCTAAGCAGCAgttttgcatttttttaaaaaaattagataactatatatataatgtgATATAAAAGGAATACAAtaaccattttttttatacagCTGTGTATTCTGTGGTTAAGGCTTATATTAAAACCTCACTACAAATGATTCTACTTGTTGAAATCACAAGAAGTTATCCATGCGAGaaaatacttc
This region of Eremothecium cymbalariae DBVPG#7215 chromosome 4, complete sequence genomic DNA includes:
- the LEO1 gene encoding Paf1-complex subunit LEO1 (similar to Ashbya gossypii ACL167C), with the translated sequence MSQGTEDLVQEQSVELKGSTSDVERSDHVDIDKGQSSERGSSDGGDDLFGDDSDQSVIERGETDDENSGGTSVKPTGLGLSDEEDEQEMYNRKFYGDDLKKTSYESDVEEEREIKEANVQIMKHVVPYYTTNASEKDSSLYYAKVPQFLTIDPIPFDPPGFQSQIEQRLKRFSSKEDQLGDRLIDENTIRWRYSRGANQQVFKESNAQIIQWSDGTFSLKLGDEFSDILINDIENTYMTVSHEQEELMQCVEGGEIKKSMLFIPTSTNSKTHQRLSAAIARREAREHSGPSTYIVRMDPELEKKELEKKHDQVIRERRKRQLKEQMDRENAEGGIVETGYFGFKKGNGRSMMAEMYGKHHQDEYDDEDGFIDDSEEEESGSYDEENAAGSLMDEESDGEDDEDDLNAERLKQLKIEGAARYQHGSTTTTSPSDLDTKQDPENNDGSAPKRRKVAVLDSDDE
- a CDS encoding uncharacterized protein (similar to Ashbya gossypii ACL170W) encodes the protein MTNITKYIPHNPLFLCPIFLIVSDLIFTVYSNKSPRDNVISSTTTTFSSSSSTSTRGQRIKQLVNQKFNQRPKKTGILHSIQDFTKK
- a CDS encoding uncharacterized protein (similar to Ashbya gossypii ACL171W) encodes the protein MRYFYLLITSVTLFVSVYSYPGRLFLQNNQLLNTSPDLRHAYLKYAPIIKEEIQAMRERMNNRSEDHSETEHEDTAYSITDFIDFEKNLPNGKPYYVGEAVLNELTPTAVIPSLGKKINQWLPNNQNYMKFIEELLETDPLISFKISETNLFEGLNVIKGER
- a CDS encoding YciI family protein (similar to Ashbya gossypii ACL169W), yielding MVEWCVTVYDKPGSDRSPYRSMHLERIPELVQEGKIVVAGAIYKDLVDGKPGGFAGSHLILVADTREEVVELLKGDIYAKEGVWDMDNILIFPFGCAVRKEKQ
- the PFY1 gene encoding profilin (similar to Ashbya gossypii ACL168C 1-intron), with the translated sequence MSWQAYTDNLIATGKVDKAIIYSRAGDTIWASSGGMSLEANEISEISQGFDNAGGLQSNGLHIQSQKFMLLRADDRSIYGRHEAEGIIAVRTKQTILIAHYPAGVQAGEATKIVEQLADYLISVQY
- the CTS2 gene encoding putative chitinase (similar to Ashbya gossypii ACL166W); translated protein: MRRFSITSYSIWILVLLVAIILEMTFIPKLMIEKFKKPRSDIERTALSTITRPVDRNLQHGKYAVGVYYTSWSPYEPRLHFPHDIDFKRVTNVNYAFFVVDPKTGKVQPTDSWSDLEMPSHAPGIPQGVTGMIGELNYLKLQRNTNFRLFMAVGGWSNREAFPKIVRSEEKLKNFVNSTIDAMFEYGFDGIDLDWEFPKDDGYEPGMYLEMCSRLRSKMDKLEDEIWGANNTDYPKFELSVATPAFSQTLKILPIIEMNKFVSIWNMMTYDFHGSWSKRTGYHSNLYDGNKNNDELKKRRFEGMVIDDNEGLNADDAIKIMVENFKVHAKKVRLGMPAYGRGFTNVQTKDDDDLLNKKYSGVGGGSEGEPGIWLYNQLPLANTAEKFDDRWVSAYCFDKNLKTFVGYDNIQSMEVKSDYVKQKHLSGGFFWESCGDTHNDPKRNLVRAFSQELSEMRIPTIFKDPRAIAYYLKHRQKGFLYSLFSQHLQKINETSVDKSAGNYKNETLLPKDASNELDEGEPTPAAT